CGGAAGGCGGAAGATGCGACGAAAGCGTTCGCCGCTGTGCTGAAGGACTCGAAGAACCAACTCGCTCGGCTGCACGCGGTGTGGGGGCTGGGGATGATGGCTCGGAAGACCGAGTCTGCTTGGAGGTCGTTGCTCGCTCTTGTGACGGACGAAAATACTGAGGTGAAGCGTGCGGCAATTGAGCAACTGGGCCGGGTAGTAATAGGCCCTGACGAACCCTCAAAAATGCTTCGGAGACTGCCCGAATCAGGGGTTTTGATAGAGCCTGTAAAGCACTTAGATGGCATTCAATCAGCGATACTGAAAGCTCTTACCGACCCGGATGATCGCGTGAAGGCTGCCGCCGCAGTCGCGTTTGGCAAGAGTGCTGCTCCGGTATTAGCCTTGCCGGTCTACCCCGCGTCGGAGATGGCACGGTTTGCTCCGCTCTTTGATTTGCTCAAGGCCAACAACAACAAAGATCCGTACCTCCGGCACGCGGCCGTAATGGGGTTAGTTCACGCTGCTTTTAATCCCGCGGATCTGGTGAATGCATTGAAGGTTGCGAAGGAGCTAGTGAAAGATAAGTACGACGTGCCCGCGGTGCGCCTGGGTGTTGTACTCGCGCTGCGGAAGCACAAGAGCGACAAGATCGCTGAGTTCCTCGCGGACGCTGACGTCGGGATCGTCACCGAAGCGGCGCGGGCGATCTACGACGAGCGCATTGGGAGCAATGAGGCGCTCGCGAAGTTCGCGGACAAGGTCGGCCAGCCGGACGCGATCGCCTTCCGCGCGCTGGCAGCGAACTACTGCCTGGGCACTCCCGAAGGCGCGGCCCGGGTCGCGGCTTTTGCCGCACGTCAGAGCGAACCCGATTACACCCGTGCGTTCGCGCTCAAACTCCTCGGTGACTGGACGAAGCCGCCGCGTCGCGACCCGATCACCGGGCTGACACTCGACATCGCTCCGCGCGACGTGAACATTGCTGCGACTGCGCTCAGGCAGGCGGGTATTGGCATCTTCGCCGGTTCAGATACCGTTCGTAAGGACGCCGCACAGGTGGCCGCGAAGCTGAACCTCAAGGAGTTCGGCCCCGCGATGGCGGCACTCGTGAAGGATGCGAAGAACCCGGTCGGCACCCGAGTGGAAGCGCTGTTCGCGGTAGAGGCTCTCAAGGACGCGGGCACGAAGGAACTCGCCGCGTTCGCGCTCTCGAGCGACGAGCCGCGGCTCCGTGCCGCTGGCCGAACCGTGCAGGCGCATCTCGATCCGGGCGCCGTTCTGAGCGCCCTGCCCGCGTTGCTCAAGGACGAGAAGACATCGCTTGTTGAGAAGCAGGGCGCTTTCGCGATTCTCGCGATTCAGAAGGCTTCTGAGGAAACGGACAAGCTGCTGGGTGAGTGGCTCGACCAAGTGAACGGCGGCAAGGTTCCGGCCGCGCTCGTGCTCGATGTACTCGACGCCGCGGAGCAGCGGGCCAACACATCGAAGCTGAAGCTGTTCGTGCAACTCAAGCCGAAGGTCGAGAAGTACCGCGCGGCCCAAAACAAGATCGCGACCGAACCGAACGGTAATAAGCTCGCCGCTCACCTCGAATCGCTTGAAGGCGGCGATTTGGAGAAGGGCCGTAACATCTTCCTGAACAACTCCGCAGTGTATTGCCAGCGGTGCCACCGCCTCGATGGTCAGGGGGGCGATGTCGGCCCCGCACTGAACGGGGTCGCGGCCGACAAGGAGAAGGACCGGCGCTACCTGCTCGAAGCGATCGTGTTGCCGAACGCGAAGATCGCGAAGGGGTACGAAACCGCGGTGCTGACGTTGGCCGATGACCGCGTCGTGACCGGGATCATCAAGAGCGAGGACAAGAAGCAGGTGAAGCTCGTCACCGCGGAAGCGAAGGAATTGACGATTCCCGCGGAAGACATTGTCGCCCGGCGAACCGGGCCGAGTGCGATGCCGGACGACTTACACAAGAAAATGTCGCGTCGCGAACTGCGAGACTTGGTCGAGTTTCTGTCGAGCTTGAAGGAACCACTGAAGAAGTAAATCGGCGTCATCCGTTTGACGAACGGCCGGTGTGAACTGGTTGGCGAACGGCCGGTGTGAGCCG
The Gemmata palustris DNA segment above includes these coding regions:
- a CDS encoding PVC-type heme-binding CxxCH protein, yielding MFRYLVALPPLAAVALLFIISPNGAPTVGAQPAKEKSGDADALAQVQTVEKGLKVDVWAAAPLMMNPVSFCFDEKGRVFVAETTRFEHGVPDTRGHMNWLDEDLANRSINDLLAMYQKHNFKGYEKYEDQVRVVWDSTGSGKADKSEVFSGGYNRPQDGLAAGVLARKGQVYFTCIPDLYVLKDTKGTNKADEKKSLFTGFGPTVQFLGHDLHGLRMGPDGKLYFSVGDRGFMVTTKEGKKLEYPNTGAVLRCDPDGKNLEVVHSGLRNPQEIAFDDLGNLFTFDNNCDSGDRARWVHIVEGGDSGWRGGFQYSTGYHTPAVPQGNRGAWNTEKLWEPQHEGQPAWIVPPLANFGNGPAGITHYPGIGLNDKYKDHFFACDFTSSAGNSVIWSLAVKPKGASFEITKPEPFVRGMVPTDCEFGPDGAFYWSDWVGGWAPQNRGRIFRVTDPVAMQNPQVAEAQKLLAEGFEKKTIAELAKLLEFPHQLVRQEAQFELSSRKAEDATKAFAAVLKDSKNQLARLHAVWGLGMMARKTESAWRSLLALVTDENTEVKRAAIEQLGRVVIGPDEPSKMLRRLPESGVLIEPVKHLDGIQSAILKALTDPDDRVKAAAAVAFGKSAAPVLALPVYPASEMARFAPLFDLLKANNNKDPYLRHAAVMGLVHAAFNPADLVNALKVAKELVKDKYDVPAVRLGVVLALRKHKSDKIAEFLADADVGIVTEAARAIYDERIGSNEALAKFADKVGQPDAIAFRALAANYCLGTPEGAARVAAFAARQSEPDYTRAFALKLLGDWTKPPRRDPITGLTLDIAPRDVNIAATALRQAGIGIFAGSDTVRKDAAQVAAKLNLKEFGPAMAALVKDAKNPVGTRVEALFAVEALKDAGTKELAAFALSSDEPRLRAAGRTVQAHLDPGAVLSALPALLKDEKTSLVEKQGAFAILAIQKASEETDKLLGEWLDQVNGGKVPAALVLDVLDAAEQRANTSKLKLFVQLKPKVEKYRAAQNKIATEPNGNKLAAHLESLEGGDLEKGRNIFLNNSAVYCQRCHRLDGQGGDVGPALNGVAADKEKDRRYLLEAIVLPNAKIAKGYETAVLTLADDRVVTGIIKSEDKKQVKLVTAEAKELTIPAEDIVARRTGPSAMPDDLHKKMSRRELRDLVEFLSSLKEPLKK